The following nucleotide sequence is from Cyclopterus lumpus isolate fCycLum1 chromosome 20, fCycLum1.pri, whole genome shotgun sequence.
CGCATTTCAGGGCAGGCAGGGGGGTGATAATGTCGCACAGCACCAGGTAATGTCTGTGGAGGTCATTTGGCTGCCTGGTGCATGCTGTGCTGTTCCCACGGCCATTGCTGTGTCAGTGCCTCAAGACGCCTTTAGTGCGATTATGCTGCACAGggctcatttgttttattcactCTTCAATAGCACATTTACCTCAATACTATTACAATGACCTGCACAGGACAAGACCGCCACCCTCtcaacactcactcactcacgatAGTTTGTtgtcccaccccctccccttcaTTTGCATGGAGGATTAAGACGACCTATTTCGGCAAATTTGTTAGATGATTATCAGTCCACAAACCCAGGCAGATAACTGATATTCTGGGCtttattttgcactttttttggTATTGTGTTTTGCAACTTTCTTTTAATATGTAATTCAACATTTGACTGTTCGCTGTACCGCGTGGTTCCAAATCGTGACTAAAAAAATATACGTTGACATCCATAAACAGTGTCCAGTCCTTTACAATAAAGTcagtaaaatgttaaattatttaACCGTATTCTCCAAACACGGCCATAGCTGACGGGTTCAGAGCGACGTCCTCACTGACCGATGAGTTCAACGTGGCACGGGTTGCCTAGCAACGCGGTGTCAACCTCCATTTTCACTACACAAACGTTTACAAACGTTACCGACTGGTTCAAGTGGACCGCTGTCTTTTTAAGCGTGCATTTTGGTATCGTCCTTTAGCGTGGAGAAGTAGGCGAGTCCTCGTGATCCGCAAGTTATAgtctgtttggtttgtccgcGTATTTTGTGAACGCTGCTCACGTGACTGAGGTAAGCTGTCGGGTTAGCTTTGTCCTTTAGCCCGCGTATATCTAGCTATAGGTTAGGTTATATGACAGCAGGTCGTGGGGTGGATTGATTGAGCAGAACGACTTAACCTGTGATTAATAAACGCTGTTTAGACGACCATTGTTGAACTCTCTCTAGGCCACAGAATGGGAacgaaagggaagaagaagtgCGAGACTCCATGCAAAGACAAGGTGAGAGTCTAATTCAAGTCCTCTCATCGTCACCCGTTGAAAGACATTAGCCAGCAAACGTGTTTAACGTTAGGCCTGTTTGTTTCGTGTCCATTCCCCCCGGGGGCAGAATATCAATTATAACGCATCTAcatctctccctcactcctcacaCCCACAGTTTGAGCCACTAACCTTTGAGGCCAAAACTCCAGCAACAATGGTGCTGATGCTGAGCTCCCCAGAGGAGGACATCCTCGTCAAAGCCTGTGAAGCAATCCACATATTTGCAGAAAAAGGTGCAGTAGACGACACTCAGCTTTTTTTTGTGAGCAACTATATGCAGCTGGAAACCACAAAAATGTGCTTGTGTCTGACCACTGTCTTATCTTATTTCCTTTTGATTTCCTATGATATCTACACTATCATCTAATTCATTCTATATATGCTCATAAACCACTTGTATAGTATATCTTTTATGTAGCAAGAGCTGAAATGAAATGATCAACATGTAATACTGTTTTATGTATATTACTATAATGAACACCACCTAGTTTAGCTTCTAATAATCTGTTTATCTTCACTGGCACATAATAAATGCATACTGGTTTGTCACAGTGCTTGATTTCCCTGCTCATGGTCGCCCCCTGTTGTTAGGAGACGAGAAGAGGGTTAGTCTGCTGGGActgggggcactggagcctctCTGTCAACTCATCACTCACATCAACAAACTGGTCAGACGCAACGCCTTCGTAGCCTTGGGCACCATGGCCAACAACAACGGTATGTCAGACAACATACCAAATCAATGCGGAAGAGCATTTTGACTTACTGTTCAATTGATTTGATTGGCCGGTTAACTTACAGACCAACTTCCTGACCATATATGTGCGTGTCAGACAATTGAGTGCTTAGAGATTTGTCAACTGGCCCAAATTCACAGTTTTGTTGACTTACAGACTGAGGGACTGATGGGGTTTTCTCACTGAATAAGTTATTCAGTTATTAactttgtttcatattttttattaaaagatgATGTAAGGATTGCTCTGAAAAAAATGGATGTCATTCCATCAATTATTGACAAACTGTCACTTGAAGGTGAGTCATTTGGATCTCAATATAGACTCAGAAATAGATATAACAATACAAGGAAACAATGCAATTTTCTCTTCTATTCAAGAAGATCTAGTTGTCCATGAGTTTGCGACACTGTGCCTGGCCTCTCTGTCCATGGATTTCATCTGTAAGGCGCAGATCTTTGACAACAAGGGCCTGCCACCTCTAATCCAGCTCCTATCCAGTCCAGATCCTGATGTCAAGAAGAACTCACTAGAGACCATCTTTAACCTGGTTCAGGTGACTGAAAGTCATCAGCCTAGAGGAGGTTACAAAGCTATGTGGTTATAAGGTTGATCATTTTAGACAAATAGAAGTTACATTTATCAGTATCTCAAAAGCCACGAAAgcatctctgtgtgttttgtaaaatataGTTTTGGGATGGGTGAAATTCAAATGGTTTCATagttctttttactttttaaaacatttttgtatcCTGTGTTGTAATGTATGCATGAAGGACTACGAAATTCGTCTGGCAGTACATAAGTTGGGAGGGATTCCTCCACTTCTGGATCTCTTGAAGTCGGACTTCCCTGTCATTCAGCATTTGGCTTTAAAGACACTGCAGAATGTCAGCCTTGATAAAGATACATGCAACACCTTGATGGAAAAGCAAGGATTTGAGAAGCTCATGGATATCCTCAGTAACACggtaggtgtgtgtctgtgtgcgtcacAGAGAGTAGAGAGAACACATTCTTGTTTGGTAAGATGTCTTtatcctgacttttagtccTATGTAGTAAAAACGAGGAGACACAAAATGGACAGACACAACTGTCTATGGAGGCAGTGTATGTTTGCACCATTAGCTTGAAATGGTTCCCTTTGAATGAACACTTCTTAAATCCCAATGCTTTTTCTATCCCATTCACGGCCTGTGTCCTCTACATCCTCGGTCTCCTTtctatctttttatttcttacaGGAATTCAGAGACCTTCATGCTGAAGCCTTACAGGTAGTTGCTAACTGTgtgagagacagtgagagtTTACAGCTGATCCACAAGGTTGGAGGATTGACGAGGCTGATGGAGTTTGTTCTCACCCCAAATATGCCGGAGATCCAGTGCAACGCTGTTAAATGCATCACCAGGGTGGCTCAGAGCTGTAAGCACAGAAGGAGATAAGAGATCATATTTGatttttctttactttccaGTCATAAGGGTATAACGGTTATTCTGTGTGTTGTTCTggttttgtttcattgtgtgtgcatacacGCGCAGCTGAGAATCGCAAACTGCTCCATCAGCAGAATGTGGAGACGGTTCTTGTAGAACTTCTGTCTGTGGCGGACATCAGCgggaaaacagctgcctgccaGGCTGTGTCCGCCATGAGCTTCCACCAAGACAGCAAAGACCGCTTCAGAGACCTGGGTACATACGTGCACATTCACACAAGCGCCTTAACGCCCACACACTCACCACGATGAAGTGTGAGTGAGATGTTGGATTTATGTGCGTTTCAGGTGGTATCTTTGCAGTTGTTCAGTTGCTGAGCAATGACAGTGTGGTGCTTAGAGAGGAAGCAACCCAGGCCCTCTCTAACCTCACACATAGCAACCGGCTCAACGCTTtgtgagtgacagacaacattACATAATGCAAATAGTTACTTCCTCAAAAAGGACCTGGACAATTAACTGTTTCAAGGTCTTTTAAGTGTCTATGCCTCACAGTATGAATGATATGTGCAACTTGCTGCCAAATATGTAAAACATTAAGTGATGAGTTTGCATTTTCTAAAGTTCAGCAGTGTGCCTTCCTCTCTGCTATTTCACAAATGATTTAATGCGTCATCTTTCTTATAGTTCTTACTCACCGAATATCTCTACcatcttctctccctttctccattTTAGCTCCCACCTTTTTATTCTCCTGACAAATCATCCCGATACCCTTTGTCTCTCACTGACATCATATTTCAGTAATACCGTCTCCTTCAGTTCAGACATTTAACTCCACCTCCATGCATCATTCCCTCACTGCCGTACTCCTAATGTTTGATTTCCATGAAACTCCACTTATTTGTGCAAATCacacaaattacacacacattatcaacATTCTAAGTTGTATGCTTTGTGACTGCATAAAGTCTGCGCTGCAGGTTTGCAGTAAATCTCCCATCCATTTCTGGTATGGTATCTGCAGTGCAGTGTACGAGGCAGAAGGCCATGAGATCCTTGTCCAGCAGCTGTATGGAAGCCGTGCCTTGACGGTGGCCAATTCGGCTGCCACACTTTGCAACATGGCCGCACACGTGGTCATCCGCTGCAGTATCTTATCACATGGAGCCATACCAGCTCTGGTGGAGCCCTTGAAGTCCACAGATACACAGGTCCTGGTGAACTCCACACTGTGCCTGGCAGTATTGGCTTGTGAAGCAGAAGCTAGGGCAGAGGTTGGTGTTTGTGTAATGACAGTTTAGCCTCCTGCCTTGGTTTCATATTTGCAAATGACAATGACATTTCGAGATGTTTTGCATAAAGGAAATATCAGTTAACGGTACTGATACTGGTTTTACTGTTACTGTTTTTATCCTTAACCTATAGCACAAtgtataaaacagaaaaacaatgttctTTATAAACAATTGTTTGTCATAAATTGTCTAGGAATAGTTTATATGCTTTCCTTGACCACCTAAAATGCACTCCTTGTACATAGCTACAAAGTGCAGGAGGCCTTCACCCACTGGTCAATTTGCTGCACACCTATCAAAAGGAGGTGTTGCGCAGTGCATGCATGGCTATCAATGTCTGTGCCACTGATGTGCCCACCGCTTTGGAGATGTGCAAATTTGGGTAAGACACTGAGATGACGGATAACCATTACATCAAACATGACTGATGTCAAGTTACAGCACAGTAAAGACGGAGCAGTTTGAAGCCAATTTAGAGTTGTCTCTTAAATAgccagtagatggcagtataAGACAGTTTTCTGTATCGCTCATAGAAAGTACTGgtcattttgtttaaatatgtgtgcgtgtgtttgtgttcatttttatattcatcatcAATCATCAATGTCtgaatatatgtttgtgtgtgtctcagtgccTTGGAAATACTTCAACAAATAAACCAATCAGTGAATCGAAGAAGCCGTATCAGTAAGCTGGCCATGAGCAGCCTGCTCAACTCCAATGTGTCTGTCAAATACAGCCTGACAGGTCATTTGGCCTACACTGATGTTATTAGTGATGGCTTCTATGACGCCGGGaaggtatgtatgtatgtgtgtgtgtatgtatgtgtgtgtgtgtgtgtgtgtgtgtgtgtgtgtctatactATTGAAATGAATTTGAAACAAGGATCACTTAAAGGAATCTGAgccaaaatcaaataaatgccTATTGTCAAATCTCAAAAAACCTACTGTAAAGGATAGTCTGACATGTCTTGCACACCacatctatctttctatctccCTCTGTTAGGTCCCTGCCAGTCAGAAGATTCTGACTTTAAAGGAACTGTCCACGCAGCCTTTCAACGCGGAACAGCCTATCATTTTTATCAATACTGCAACAGAGTAGGTTTTCTagattttctttcattcattcattaagtCTTGAAAAAATACAACTAAACATTGTTGTTtagttctttttaaaaacttttggCCATCAGAGGTTTTTGGAAATATATCCAGGAACTCCCACAACTATGACAGCTAACTGGGCCTATTGCACAACAAGTACTACAGAGTGGGAAAATAACCAGAACAACCACGCAGATGCTGGTAGAGCATTGGCGGAGACTTGGCAAGATTCCTAAACTACCAGCCACACCAAGTAGTCGGTACATTTTATTCTGGCTGTGACATTACTATCCCCCTCCCCTTGTCTGCTCCAATCCAGTGGTCCactttccccccctctctccattgCCTTCAGTGTGCGCCTGTTAGTGTGGCCTCTCAGGGTAAACAACCCCATTTTTTAAAGATGGCAACGCACTCACAGTAAATGAGCCTTTGTGTTTAGACTAATGGActtacacacacaatcatgcaAATGCTTGCACAGCCAGGAGGATGCCTGAACATAATACACATGCAcgactgagacacacacacacacacacacacaataacaaaatacaGGCTGTACATGTGCGTGCGGCAAAGGGAGCAGTTCCCCCTCAGAGTACCTCTGGTCCACCCCATTACCACCATGTCCCCCCTTCAGCATACTTACAACATCTCAGGAATTCTTAAGCAGTGCGTTATGTAATCCGTCCATGGTCTCATCCATGGCCATGTATGACCCAAGTTTAACTTTGAAACTTGATAAAGCAACACAAATTATTTGAAGATGTGTTGTATTTTCCCCCTCTATCTCCTGGTCTAACACGGTGCATTGtataacttaataataatgactCTGACCAAGTTTGTTTCTGTGATATCTCAAGAACATGAGAATGTGGACTCgtaagacatgatgaagaagtAAGAAGTGTTGCAGTCATACAATTAAAATAGTTTTGGCCATGATTTTAAAATAGCAGAGGAATAAGTTTGTGTGAAGTCTGTGCAGAAATGAAAGACAGCAACATATTGTTGTTACTTATGCAAGTTATGTATGTGGGCTAATATGGCTTTTCTACATGtgttgagaatatatatatacataattcatgaacaaattgaaaacacagaaGATACTATTGCTTTGTATGGTGAAATACACCGATTtagaatgttttttaattaactgTCTGTCAATAcaggaagaagacagaggaTGACAAACAGAAAGATGAGGCCCAGCCTGAGTCTGCTACAGAGAAACCATGGAAGATGATGGAGGACGTCTCTTTGCAGCTTTTAGTTAAAAGGTCCAAAGAATCCATTATGCTACTAAGGGATGAACGAGAGAAGTGTGCTGCCTTGGCCAGGTAACGGATTAATGCAACACATAACCAACATGCAGAGAATAATTTCCTAATTATCTGATTGACCACCAATTTATGAACCAtgggaaacaaattaaaaacatacataaaccAACTCATAAAGTGTTAGTAACGGTTCACAAAAAAAGTGGCttcaacagctttttaaaacCACCGTGAGAATGCAAAACAAGGGGTAATACATTGGGTAATGGGTTTAGTGTGCATGGTTTTGGATTCCAGGCTGGTGAATGAAGCCATGGGCGGAGCTGTGGAGATGGAAAAGTTGCACGAATTCTCATGGATGATGCACCACGCCAACCTCAAGTTTCAGCTTCAGTCTAATGTTGTTCCCATCGGCTTGATCAACAAGGGAATCTACTGCCATAGGGCACTTCTCTTCAAGGTACCACTGAAATAGCTACCACACAGCAGTATCAGCTCCCCCTCTGTTGCAATCCCTTCATTTGCAGACTTTACATTTCACCCACATCTTTTTACTATTAGAATAGTTCCTATTTCAAAGCTCTTCTCTAAGTTCTTCCCATCCTTCACTCAAAGTACCGCAATTATAACCCTCTCCATTCCATATCTCTTGTTTCCAACTCCTAATATGCcagctgtctcctctctctttggcTTTTCAGTGTGTGGCTGATTGCATCGGGATGAGCTGCACACTTGAAAGGGGTGAGTACAACCGGGCTTGGAACGAGGTACTCGTCTTCGATAGGAATCCCTCCAGGAATGAGCGCTTTTCACGGCCCTGCCGCTACATAGTAGACCTCATGCACCAGCCTGGGAGCCTGCTGGCAGCCAGAACCGCCGCTGCTGAGCAATACCAGACCATATAGATTTTGGACTTTAGGAAGATTAGCCGGTGCAACTGCATCAGATAATGGGGATCAGtttaaataaagcaaatataGACCAACACTGCAGTGTAGAAACACTGGAGTACATAATGCTGTGACCAGACCTTTGACTGAGACGCATTATCGATATtggcttttatatatatatttgtatttgagtATCATTCAaattgtttgtggattgctttAGTATAAACTTATCTTCCTCTCAATAAAACGCACTGGTTTGACCTGGATCTTTGCCACAGAGGGTTTTAAATGTTGTAACTGCAGATAAAAGGGGGTCAGAATTAGTTAAACTCTGTTTGTGGCTCAGATAATtcaaaggaaaatatattttgttgtcaGGAGACATTGTGCCTGCAAGGATTACTCACCTCTGAATAAAGTTCCGTTTGAATATGTGTctgcttttttcctttttcgaGAATTACCATTATACATTTTGCTCACTGCTCAATACTATACTAGATACAGgttgtgtttaaaaatattcaaaaaaaCTACTTCTTATGGTAAATGTAATGTGGTTCAACGCCTCttgaggcacatttgtgatttgtactattgggctatataaataGAATTGACTTGACCACTCAACCACATCGTTTCTCCCCCGCAAACATGTTTTCAAGCCCTAAAGCTGCAACACAGTTCCGTCGCCCTTTGCTCGAAAGCCACTTCAACCTCCAAAGAGGTGTGATTTCTGACCGGGTCACCCGGCTAGCGTGTGTCAGCCGGGGGGAGAACCTGCGTGAACACGAACGATCCCGACGCAGCGAGCGCAGCTGGCTCCAGCTGACGTCAGCACGTGACGTGCGACGGtcacggcagcagcagcagcagcagcagcagcagcagcagacatgtATCGGTTGGTCGCCCGTCTCTTCGGAGTGGTTTCTCGGCACGCGACGCCCAGGTCCGCGGTGTTACCGAGGAGGATCCCGGGATTCGTTCGTGCAGTATCCACATCTCTAGGTACCGGGGGCGTTTGGGTTCTTTACTATCCCATCGACTTGTTTCAGGCTGCAAACTCCCGCAGGTGCACCATGCTGCAGGGCTCTCACGAAGCACCGAGAGGTTGCTTGTGCAAAAAGTACTGTGGTGAACGAGAGGAGTGGGTTTGCAGGGGTTAACAGTATTTCTggcattgggggggggggattttttttcttccactatttctactcattttgatttattttaggaGTGAAATGTATATTCCAAGTcatgtgaacacaacattgttCTCAGTTTGCCATAGTGTTCAAGTTTATGTGGTATAATGTTGTGGATTCTATTTGGAAAAGGGTCAGGAAGTCGTGCCAATGGGGTTAAAACTGTTTTACGGTTGATTTGCTGTCAAAagcaatgcatttatttatgtatactTGGGATATATTCGATTGACCAGGATGTTCTTTTACTATTTTCAATATGCACTTCAAAACTCCACTGTGACTTCTCCTCTGCTCCCTGCAGGCCTGCAGTCTCTCACCCGTTATAACGAGACTACAGACTGGCAGAAGAAACTGACCCCAGAACAGTATGTAgtcaccagagagagagagaccgaggtGGTGAGTACTACTGAAAGCACACCAGTACACCGATTTGTGTCAAACCAACATTCTCTATctgtaaacatacattttctgATGTACATAATCAGCACAGTTCCAGGTGGACTTTGCTCTTCACTGTATTGTTGGTCTGTGTCAGGTTCAACCCGCCCACTGTGCTTACAAAGGCATTATCATCAAACacctttaaaaagacaaagcaaaCAACATGTAACtgttatttatatgtgtgtgtgtgtgtgtgtgtgtgttcagccttTTAGTGGGATCTATCTTAACCATTCTGAAGTTGGGATGTACCACTGTGTCTGCTGTGAGGCTCCACTTTACAGGTAACCGTTTAGAGTTAATCTGTGGAAATGTCTCCAACACATTTCTATTCATGACATATTGGTATTCCTGTTTTTTATTAGTCTATTCAACGTCAGGATTGCTACTTAATTTCATTCTACTTTGTGCAATGACACTACAGGAATTGTATTCAATActgttactttttaaaatattctgACAGCCATGAGATAATTGTCGTGTTGATGCTGAGTGTAGTGCTGATATAGAAATGTGAATGCAGATGTTCAACAAGGAAATGTTCCTTCCTGTCTTAAAAGTTCAGAGGCAAAGTATGACTCGGGGACAGGCTGGCCTGCATTCAAAGAGGCTCATGGGACATGGGAGAGGGATGAAAGCCACGCCTCCATCATTCGTCGCCCTGACAACAGCCTGGGCAGTGCTGGGACAGAgattatttgtaaaaatgtgagATTTATTTTCTTGGCTATGAAGCCAAAgttcagatatatatatatatatttaaatatagcaGTATAGTTAGAATTGTTTAATATGTATCTCATTAATACTTTGCATTCAGTCTATTTTTTTCCCAATACAATacttatatttgtatttttggttAGTGTCTGattttgatgtgtttgtgtctgttgcagTGTGATTCCCACCTGGGTCACGTGTTCGATGATGGACCCGACCCGACCGGTCAGCGGTTCTGTATCAACAGCGTGGCCCTCACGTTCAAACCCAGAGAAAATATCACACCTGACAAAGATGAGCAGGAGTGACTGGTCATGAAAACACAATTGGGTTTATTTCCAACAAGTCCCTTTAGGAGGCTAAATGAAGGACCACCTAAATGACATTCCATGGTTTTGACCTAAGCATGTTTGCAAGTGAGAAGCTTTCTGTTGGAAAAGGTGTGTTATTCATTTAATCTCAAACATCCTGGTGTAAAGAATTAAGCTCAGTTTCTTGTTAGGAATAGTGGATTAACAGTACGCACCGGAGGGAAATCTACATAAAGAACATACTTTACATTATTCACACAAACTCAAACTGTAGACCATCAGCTCCTTCAATTGAAATACTTacccacatttatttttattgttcaaGTTTTGTTGAGTTGGTCATTTCGATTTAAAACTGAATTTATGAATGTCTTCATGTCAAAATCAGAAACGGTGTATGTTAGCAAATACATCAAATTGGACTTGGTCATGGGTGCATAACAATGAACAGCGCAATAGTATAAAAACAAGAATGTCAATTTACAATAAAGTAtggtaaacaaatatataagaAAGCGTTACCATATTTATGTTATTAGCTGTCTGTTAAAGTGTAAAGTTGTGACAAATATTGTCCTGGATATTAATAAGAGTAGAGTCGGTGGGTCCCAGGCCTGAGGATGAGGCCGACTGCAGTcgggaagaaactgtttttgtgGCGTATAGTTTTGGTCCTGATTTATtgtccagggtgggaggggtcGTCCACAATCTCATCTGCTTGCCTCAGGGTCCTGGGTAATGCCCCGAAAGCTGATGAACTAAACCGTGTTGACTGGAAAGTCACATGGTGCGATAAGGGCGGGTGGGGCTGCTCTTGGGCCTCTTGGACCTTTTTGACCTCTGGGCTCTGTAGGCGAGCTGCAGAGAGTCCAGTGAGGACTTTGAGTTGGGACATGAAAAAGTGCTCAAAAGACTTCATAAACATGGAGGTCAGGGCGACGCGTCTGATGTTGTGTCTCTTGTTTATTTTGCGGACGGGGAAGGCTGGAGGTAAGCAGGCTGGTACGTGGCAGCTGATCAGCACAGTGCTTTATGGTGGCTTTATGCTGGCTGCTTAGCAGAGGTTGTGTCTTTATAAAAAGCAAGTTAACGTCCCGCTCCTGAATAGAAAGAGTCGCGACAGTCCCATTGTCTTTCAAAGTGACAGGAAAACATTCAGGTCGTTTGCCGGTTGAAATCATTCACAGCTCTTTGTGATTTGGTCTGAGACTTCTCCAGACAGAAGCAGTCGTGAGTTTTGGAGTACTGTTGTCTAGCATCTCTCACCGCCTTGCTTAACCTGTATTTGGACTCTTTAAACCTGTCCTTGTCCCCACTCCTAAATGCCTCTTCCTTTTGCATTCTTCAATGTGAATCGGGGTTTGTCGTCATTTCTGATGACCCATTAGCTGTCTTCACAGAAGCTAACGCATGACCTAACAGCCCCTGTGTACACATCAAGACTGTTGGTAGCATTCCAGAAAACCTCCAAATCTGCACAGTCCAAGCACGCCGAAAGATCCTCCACAGCCTCACTGGTCCACGGCTTTAATCCCAGTGAGGCACAGTGTGATAGGCTGTGCTGCAACAGTGACCTAAAAGTGTTCCCCTCTCTGGTAGAGCATTTAAGAAACTGTATGTGTTGGGGGAGTTCATGGCTGAGATGACCTTTTTGTAAAAGTCAATAACTAAAGAGTCCGTGTTGTTCCGCTCTCCACACAGTCGGCCAGCATGAGCTTTGCCTCCTGCGCGTTGGCCTGCGGTGGAATGTAAACAGCGACCAGCAGGACTGAAGTGAACTCGAAGGGGGAGTAGGAGGGTTGTTTCGGTTGATGGAAAAAGGTTTCCAAATCAGGAGAACGGTGCCACAGAATGACTGCCACATCGTTACTCCCGCCCCTGTTGGTATAAAAAAACCCGGATTACTCCACCTTTTCGATTTGCCAGAGGGCTTCGGGTCACGATCCTCTCTGAACAGATGGAAGCCAAACGGCTCGGGCACAGAGTCCGTTATCCTTCCACATAAATTGTTTTGTATGAATAAGGAATCATGTATACTTGAATAGTAAATTGTCAATACatgcacattttgtttgttctctGAATATAGGGTTATGCTGTAGAGGTCATTAGATTTTAAAGTCagtatttaataatgtattgcTGCTGCCCACAGATGAACACGCTGTAGTATGACCTCATCTCTGCAAGTAAACCAAGTTAATATTTGACTAAACAGAACATCCTCTATTTCACGTTATTTGTCCCCCACTTTGTCTGTTTATGCATTTCTTCGGTGTCTTTTTTTGAGGTTGAGTAAAGCCGATTAGGAATAGTTGACTGCAGACAGAGACAGGCGGGACAGAAATACcaatacaaaaagacaaagttaGAATACGGGAACCTGAGAAAGAGGACTGCTTCTTGTGTGTATCATTGTTAGTGCTGGGATGGCTGGAGTCTGGCGTTGTGTGTTGCCAGTGGTggtgctgatgtgtgtgtgtctgtggggttCTACTGAGGCCGTAGGGGGGGCTAAGAGTCGACCGCGACCCCAAAGACCACCTCCCAGGAAGCCGAATGTCGACCCGATTGACTTGACCCCACCTGCACAGAACATAGACATacaacaggtaaaaaaaaaaaactagaggaagaggtggagtaTATATACTattgtatgtattattattttgtgtgtgttaagtgcTGTTTTCATCGCTGGCAAGAAGTCACCATTTATAACTTCCATTCTAATTTTAATCTTGACAAGGCTGGACAAAGATTCCTGAAAAAGCTGTATTGAAAGATGAATGTCTTATTTTGAGAAATGTATATACAAATGACTGCTTCCTGGTAGTGGAGTGCAGCGGCAGCCTGATAGCAAACAGTGACTTCT
It contains:
- the armc3 gene encoding armadillo repeat-containing protein 3 isoform X3 yields the protein MGTKGKKKCETPCKDKFEPLTFEAKTPATMVLMLSSPEEDILVKACEAIHIFAEKGDEKRVSLLGLGALEPLCQLITHINKLVRRNAFVALGTMANNNDDVRIALKKMDVIPSIIDKLSLEDLVVHEFATLCLASLSMDFICKAQIFDNKGLPPLIQLLSSPDPDVKKNSLETIFNLVQDYEIRLAVHKLGGIPPLLDLLKSDFPVIQHLALKTLQNVSLDKDTCNTLMEKQGFEKLMDILSNTEFRDLHAEALQVVANCVRDSESLQLIHKVGGLTRLMEFVLTPNMPEIQCNAVKCITRVAQSSENRKLLHQQNVETVLVELLSVADISGKTAACQAVSAMSFHQDSKDRFRDLGGIFAVVQLLSNDSVVLREEATQALSNLTHSNRLNAFAVYEAEGHEILVQQLYGSRALTVANSAATLCNMAAHVVIRCSILSHGAIPALVEPLKSTDTQVLVNSTLCLAVLACEAEARAELQSAGGLHPLVNLLHTYQKEVLRSACMAINVCATDVPTALEMCKFGALEILQQINQSVNRRSRISKLAMSSLLNSNVSVKYSLTGHLAYTDVISDGFYDAGKVPASQKILTLKELSTQPFNAEQPIIFINTATEKKTEDDKQKDEAQPESATEKPWKMMEDVSLQLLVKRSKESIMLLRDEREKCAALARLVNEAMGGAVEMEKLHEFSWMMHHANLKFQLQSNVVPIGLINKGIYCHRALLFKCVADCIGMSCTLERGEYNRAWNEVLVFDRNPSRNERFSRPCRYIVDLMHQPGSLLAARTAAAEQYQTI